The Fulvia fulva chromosome 11, complete sequence genome segment AGGGCCCTTGCCGGTGTTACGGGGAGTCGCGCGGAGGTATGAGTTGCCGAGGTGGGAGGACCAGGTTTGCTCGAAGTGTGCTGTGCTGCTTTCGGAAGAGGAGGCGATGGTAGAGGCTATGGTGTCGAAGTAGCTCGGTCGTGGGGCGCTGGTGGGCGCTGGAGTGGTGTGGTTGGACATTTTGGTGACGGTGGTGTGGCGTTATTGGAATGGTGGATGTGGGATGAGACGTGAGAGGGAATGGGGTTCGAAGGAGGGTATTTATGGGAAGCATGGTTTGAGGACTGAGGACATATGGCTGAGTCAGGCTGTAAGGACGTTGGTGAGATTGGTTGGATAGGGGACGTTGGTTGTTTCGATATGTTCACGCAACGCTAAGGACGATGACGAAGCGACGGATCGGTATAGTTTGAACTGGTATTCACTGGATGAGATTATGCTGATATGATATCGAAGCCTTCTACCCCCTAAACACCAAATCCCGCAGGTCTTTCGAAAACTGGAGCTTCAACTGCCGACACAACAGTCGCACATGGTCCAGCTCTCCTAGATATCCACCCTCCGGCTGTTTGCCCCTATGGAATGCATCGAGTACTTGCGTGACTGTCACCAAATCCTGCTCCTTCGCCTCATAAGCCCACTCTCGCTCCTTGCGAGACTTCTCATACTCAGCCTCGCGTCTGGCACAGCTGGTCAAGATGTGGAGGCCGTACAAAATCTTGCTTGTCTTTTTGAGCATGTAGCAACACCAGCCCAAGGTATCGCAATCCCCCGGTCGATAGGCTTCGAATGTAAGGTCCCGTAACATCGGAAGCGATGCAACTCGTCGTACGGCTTTTTCAACCATTTTGCGATCTAAGACGCCGAGATCGAGAGTGGTGCACTCGGCGCTGTGCAGAAAGGGTTTGAACTGTGTGATGTCTTCAAGACTGTACATTGCGACCTCATGCATAGCCACAACGAAGTCAAAGCCTTCATTGAAGATTTTGGGATGCGTCAGGATCCAGCTGTAAGATTTGCGGGAGACTTGTTCGAAGCGCGGAATGTCTCGCCATTCGAGCAAGTCCGCGATATTAAAAGTGTCCGGAGCTACAGAACTCTTGCCAAGCCAAGTTTTCTCGACCAGATGCTGATATATCTCAAGTCTCAATTCAACCGGGAGATTCAGCAGACCTGGGCCTTTCCCAGTACTCCGTGGAGTCGCTCTAATGTATCCATGTCCGAAGTGCTCGTGCCATATGTCTTCGAATGACTTCTGCTCGGGAACTGGGTGGGACATGCCAAGTAAGCAGTaaaatgtgctgttggcggttgtgaacctccaaaggtaagcgtagcggagtagagctctctaccaacccttctagactttaaagtagcgtgcgatccacgctaccgctacccgacGTATAGTGCTTATTGTACGACGACAGATGCGTTAGCgacgagcgtatatatatgTTTGCGAGTTCGCTAACAGGCACAGCGCGGTAGGTTACGTAACCCTAAAACTTGAAAGTTGACTAATTAGATGCGCGCTAAGGAATTCTTAGGGCTAGTAATAGAGCTCCACTCCCTCGCTAACGCCTCACCTACGTGCTCGAAAGCTCGCACTTCGGTGTGGCTAGCGCtcggtcgctacgcttaatAAGCAGTATTCACTTCTTTAGGTAGCTACGACAGTACTCTCGTAGCATGGCAATCGCCACAAACGTGGAAGCGGAAGCGCTGCACAACGCGCCTCTCTCGGAAATGTTGCTTAGACGGAGGTGCGTAGAGCGTTTTGCGTAGATTACAATCGTTGTCGCTATTTGAAGCGTAGCGGCCACCTATTTTGTGAAGAGTCCCTGCCCTGCATATGCCGCCAAGCCTAATCCTTGCCAGCCGCTCGCGACTTCACTTTGCCGCAACTTCCTCTCATCTCGCTTGACTCCTCAAACAGACTCAACAACATCAATCCACGTCGAACACAACAATACCACCTTGCGCCTCGACAACGACCAACAACGAATCATGCAACCACAATCTCACTTCCTCCGCTTGCCGGCTGAGCTTCGAAACGTGATCTACTCACACCTTCTTGTCTCACCACCAACCACACGAGTCGAGTGCGCATCCCCACGATGGGAGACATTCAAACCAGGCGTCTTTCGAGAAGTCACCGCAGACCAATTCCTAGCATCGACTTGCCGCCTACAAGAGACTTCGCCAAGAACTATCTCACACCGCCCGCGTCGCCATGGCGGAATCAGCACCTCTCTACTCCGAGTGAACAAGCAATGCTACCGCGAGGGCGCCGCCGTGCTTTACGGCAACACACAGGTTGTTATGCGAATGGATGGAAATCTCCTACCGGTTCCGAAAGTCGCATTGCCGCATGTTGTGCGCTTCCATCTGGCAATCTCCTCTACAGACCTGTCCGCCGATCTAACCACTTGGATCGCCGCCAAGGTGCGTTTCGAGCTACCTAGCGTGAGAGTCGTGTCACTCCACATCGACATTGATTTTACGAGAGACGAATGCATCCAGCCGACGGACCTACGACCGCTGCTGGCAGTCGACACTGAGCGTATTTCATTCGTCATCGATCTTCATGTGAGCAGGACGTGGAGTTGCGATGGCTTGATGATGGATGAAGTTTGTGAGAAGGATGACGATGAAGAAGCAGCAAGAGCGGCCAAAATTGAGGCGTTCAGAATGAGAGGATTGCTGATCAATTGCATGGAGCAGTGGGCTAAGGAAGATGGAAAGAGGTTCAATGTCTTGGAGGGCTGAGCTTCGAAAAGCAATAGTGATTAGAACCTCTACAAACCCCTCCGAGCACCGTCGGCCTAAGCAATGTCGTAGAGAGACGCGCGTCATGCAACGCTTCCGTTGGAGCTACATCACTTGGACATATCGAACGGATCAAAATGCCTAAATCTGTCATCAAAAGACTCCATCATCTCCTCGCAGGCATAATTGAAGGACTTGGTGCTTTCCGTCCGTGATACTCACAAACTGTATCTGTCAGGAAAGACGTCAGGAAAGATGCCAAGACAAGACGAAAGAAAGTCACAATCATGTACCGCAAAATCAAATTCGTAAAGTCATACTCATCACACAACATACCTCGCTATGCAATTCAAACCCCAAACACGCTATGCAATACACAACCACCACTACTCAATCTATAGCGGCCACCACTCCACCTCAAAAGCATGCCTGCTGCCTCTTACAGTGCGATTTCCTAACCTCGTCAATCAGCATTTCGAGCTCGCGAGGGACTGAGCGTTCAAAGAGCAAAAGCAAGAGCAGCAAACATACCCGCAGCAACAAGCCAGCCCGCCGTCTCAGCGGTGGATGCCTCCGAGGTAGCAGGCTCAACCCCAGGAGCGATGATGCGCTTGTGGTGGTTGAAAGGGTAGCTTCCGTTACCGTTGTCAGTCGCGTTGGATGGCATCCTCACATCACCCCCACCACCCGTCTGAACCGTCGTCGGAATCTCCACAGCCGTCTCCTCTTCCTCATGCCGCTTCGCGAGCCCACTGGCCTTCTGCCCATTATTCGAGTAAAACTTCACAGAGGCGATGTCGAAGTACGAGTCCTTGTAAACCTCCGGGTGATTCGCGACATACTCGTTGCAAGTCGCGACGCCCGTCTTCTTCGCCGCACCGGAAGACTCCCAAACGTGTCCAGCCCAGTCTCCGCAGAAGTCGAGGTTGAGGATCAGGTACATCTGCGCAAACGCGGTGGTGTAATCACACCCTGTTCCGGAGAACTTGGCGAGCGGTTTCTGCGTCCAGGTCGCTGGGGTGGGGGTGCCGGCCGCGAGATCCGCGGGGACGTGGGAGTGTGGGAACATCCACACGGTGATGCTGTCGGGTTGCCAGTCGTGGACGTACACGGCGCCGGCGTCTTTGTTGAAGGAGGGGCCGGCGGTTGCGTAGGTTTTGATGCCGATTGTGTTGTTGTTGAAGGCTTTGATGGAGCAGCCGGTCGTGGCTGGGATTTTGTCGCCGGCGTTGCAGTTGGCGTCGACGAGGGCGCCTTGGAAGAGGGAGGTGGTGTTGTCGACCGTGCAGCCGGGGGCTGTGTGAAGGGTCATGGCATTGTTGACGTCTTCGTGGACGTATTCGAGGATGTCCGATTCGCCGGCGATGGGCCAGGTTTGACCGTCAGGCGGCGTGCCAAGCATCCAGATTGCTGGCCAGAGACCTGTGGCTACGGGAATGTGGTTGATGTCGATTACGGCCATTGAGCCCGCGTCGAACTTGTCTTTGCCGAGGAGACGGACGGAGTTGCGGCCTGGGGTGGGGTTTTTGGTTGTGTGGTCGACGCCCATGTATGCGGAAGTTTTGTTGGTGGCTTCATCAAAGATATAGCCTACGAGTTTCTGCTCAGCGGCCGACTTCAGATCTTGATACACGACGAAGCCGTTGGTTGGGTCGGGACCGGTGAAGGCTGTGAAGTGGTTGAAGAAGTCGGCGCCGGTGTAATGGGCGATGAGGGCGTAGGCTGAGCTATTGGGGGATGTTGAGCTGTTGGAGGGTGCTGCGCGGGCAGCGTGTGGCACTGCTTTGACGAGTGCACAGGAGGCGACCAGCGCCATGGCGAGGGTTTGAGAGACCATTGTCGGGTAGGATGTGTGTTGACTCGCTGAAAGTCGTGGAAACAGGTTGCTGATGTCTTGCGTGTGATCGATCAGGATTGTGAGTTGTAGATGCGCTGTCTCAGACAGTCGTATGGTTCGCAAGTCAGTTGTGCAAGAGTCATGTGTATCCAAACAAGTAAAGCGAACGGTTCTAGAAAGAAGTAGTAGTGTGCTGTGAAGTTGGGTATATGTGTCGTAGGAGGGAGGTGGTAGTGAAGAAAGAAAATGAACGCCATTGTTGCAGCCAACAATGACACCTCAAAGCCTTGAGTGTTGCGTCACTGTCCTCCATTGTGTCGTAGGACAATGTGTGAACAAAGACAATTGGAATACTCGCCGTTGTAACAATAGGACAATTGAAGAGCGGGAGCTGCCGAAATGTCTTGGCGATCGATCGTGTGTGAATGTTGACTTTTTCCTTGGAACATCAATGAATGCATGTAATCGTTACATACCCAAACTACCCGCTCCTCGATGATGCGCCTTGCAATGCCGCCCGTCCGTCCTCTTTTCGCTCGTGCTCCCGTGATTAGTAGGTAGTAACAGAATGAAGGATGAGTACACTGCGCGGCAGATGCCAGCTCGAAATCGAAAGGTTCCCGCGAGGGACAGGCTCAAATGCGGCCCTCAGCTTGCGCTTCTCTGACTTGCTCGAAGACCTGTAAACCGTTAGCATGTGCAGGATCGAACATTCTTGCTGCTCAACATGCCTTCAAGAGTTTGGTGCGTGCGCCCTTAGCAGCAACGCCACGCTTCTCCAGTCCGTCCTCGTCCAATTGCACCAGATCTTGCCATCTCATGTCTTTCAGGTTGTCGGTGTACTTGTGGAGTCGCAGAGTGCGAAGCCAGTCTGGGACGTTCTTGAGAAGAGAGAGATCGGTCGGATCCTCCGGCGGCTTCGAGCTGCCTCTACGCCCACGTGGAGACCGTCCACGGTTGATGTCGGAAGCGTCCGAGAGGTAACCCTCGTTGATGCCTCCCATCCCACCCATACCACCCATGCCAAAGTTGCCAAGGTTCATTCCGGCCATGCCATTGTTCAGACCGCCCATGCCACCATCGAATGCTGCCAAGTAGCCGTTGTTCTGCGGGGCATGCATGCCCGGCTGACCCATGTAGCCCCCTGGCGGTCCGGTGATGGCGATACCTGGTGAGCTAGGTCTCGAGCGTCGACCTTGCATCTGGGCGATGTGCTGTTGCTGCAGAGCAGCTGCTTGTTGCGGTGTCAGGATCTGCCCAAGCTCGTTGGTCATGAGGGTGTGTGGCACACCTGGCGAAAGTGGCTGCTGACCTTCCTGAGATCGGGCACGCCTGTACTTTCGTACATCGTCGAGCTGGATGCGGTTGTTGACGGTAGACAAAGCGGCAAGTTTCATGGCAGTTGCGTTGGCCACCATATCAGCCTGGTTGGCGCTCTGCTGTTGGCTAAAGTTGGCGGCCATCGGGGTGTTAGTCATCGATGCCCAACTCATGCCGGGTGCATATGGCGAAAGCATAGGCATGCCAAAATTGTTGCCGTTGCCATCACCAATATTGGCAGTCTGACTCTGGATGTTGCTGTCGCTGGTCAATGGAAAGGCACGGGAAGAGCGCAGGCCGGCAGATTGAGGTGGCTGGCTGAATTGACCCATAGGTGAGGGTCCTTGTGGCTGGTGGCTGGAAGAAGATTTGGGTCGGCCGATGGGTGCCTGATTCTCTGGTGCCGAGGCGCTGGTGCTTCTCCATGGACCAGAAGGAATGCTTGAGCCGTTCTTCTTGTGGTGTGACTGCTCTTCATCAGGCGCAGAGATGGTAGGCATGTATTGGGAACCACGATCACCCACAGCACTGTTCCGGTTCGACTTGGGCAGGCTGCCAGTCGTCTTTTGGAACTCGGCCTTCTGATCTTCAATAGCATTCGCAGCATCTGGGAACATGGACTTGATCGTGTTTGGATCCAGTCCAGACATACGCTTTCCACCAGGAGATGGGGGCGGCTTGCCACCGAATCCGAATGAGCCGCGCGATCCCTCCACGTTCAGCTTGTTCATGGCATCGTTCATCCTCGAGGACATTGGATCCTTCTCGCCGAATGCAGCAGGTGACAAGACGCCGGACATCGGGTGACTCTTGGCCATCTGCTGCAAGACCTGAATGAAGAAGCGGATCTGGACCTGGGTGGTCTGCTGCAGGAGGGCATACAAAGCAGCGGTCCTCTCCGGCTCACTGAGCACACGGAACCACTGCTCAATAGCGCTCAGCTCGTCCTTGAAGTCCTGGTCAAGTGTTGCGGCAGCCATCTCTTCTAGTGTCGTCTCATACTGATCAATATCCGCAATCCACTGCTGAGCCGCCTTCTCTGCCACATCTTGCTCGTTGCCAGCGTTCGCGCCCTGGGAGAACTGGCTGTAGTAGACCTCGGAGGCAGGTCGAATGCCGCGTGTTGCGAGCGGGGAGGTGGCAGACAGTGCTCCCATGTCGGCGGAGGCACGAAGGTGGTGGCCGGCGGGCGCCATGGTGCGAGAAGTGGGCGGTCGGAGGGTGGAGCCGGACAAGGAGGAAGTCGAGGCCTCGGGCGTGCTGTTGCGGTTGCCGATAATGTTGGACATGGTGGGATTGTATCTCTCCTCGTACAGTGATGTGGTCGTGTAACGCCCGCCTTTTCTTTGTTATCGGGTGGGATCAGCGAGCGGCGGGGCTTTGTGGGAGAGGTGAAGCTATTGTTGCCGAAATGACCTGCAGACCAGCTGTCCTCAAAGGTGTTGTTCGACGCGAGTGGTGGTAGAgcaggaggaggaggaggaggaggaggaggaaggTCTTGGAAGCAGCATGGGATGGGATGTGCAGCTCACAGGCTCGTGCTGCGAGAATCAAGTCGTGGTGCAGGTGGAAGTTCGCGCCGCGTTCAGTGCCTTGAGCTAGAGCCTAGAACTGGAGCCGATCCTCCGGCACCACCAAAAACGCGCTTCCGCTTGCAGACGTCGTGTAACTAGTCTGTCGATCTCGGGTGCTTGAATAGTTCCGCCTCCCATGTATGAACGAGAGACGGATGGAATATGAGTGCAGTGCCCCCGCTCTTGTTGAGTAACACCGCACGTGAAGAGAAAGTGGCCTGGATCTCGGCAATATGCTCGTGCTCGTGCTCGTGCTGCTCCTGATACTCTACTGGGGGGTCCACCTCTCGGAGTCGTCAGCCTGTGCGACACTGCGATTGGCTGCTCATTGACCGTGTCTGGACTGTTCCTCTTCACCACTTCCACTCGTTGTCCTCCAGCTGTTTCTCCTCAGCTGCCATCACACCAGAAGCACCGGCTGTACATGTACCGCCACTACCAAAGCTGACTTT includes the following:
- a CDS encoding putative glycosidase, giving the protein MVSQTLAMALVASCALVKAVPHAARAAPSNSSTSPNSSAYALIAHYTGADFFNHFTAFTGPDPTNGFVVYQDLKSAAEQKLVGYIFDEATNKTSAYMGVDHTTKNPTPGRNSVRLLGKDKFDAGSMAVIDINHIPVATGLWPAIWMLGTPPDGQTWPIAGESDILEYVHEDVNNAMTLHTAPGCTVDNTTSLFQGALVDANCNAGDKIPATTGCSIKAFNNNTIGIKTYATAGPSFNKDAGAVYVHDWQPDSITVWMFPHSHVPADLAAGTPTPATWTQKPLAKFSGTGCDYTTAFAQMYLILNLDFCGDWAGHVWESSGAAKKTGVATCNEYVANHPEVYKDSYFDIASVKFYSNNGQKASGLAKRHEEEETAVEIPTTVQTGGGGDVRMPSNATDNGNGSYPFNHHKRIIAPGVEPATSEASTAETAGWLVAAGMFAALAFAL
- a CDS encoding RNA-binding protein vts1, yielding MSNIIGNRNSTPEASTSSLSGSTLRPPTSRTMAPAGHHLRASADMGALSATSPLATRGIRPASEVYYSQFSQGANAGNEQDVAEKAAQQWIADIDQYETTLEEMAAATLDQDFKDELSAIEQWFRVLSEPERTAALYALLQQTTQVQIRFFIQVLQQMAKSHPMSGVLSPAAFGEKDPMSSRMNDAMNKLNVEGSRGSFGFGGKPPPSPGGKRMSGLDPNTIKSMFPDAANAIEDQKAEFQKTTGSLPKSNRNSAVGDRGSQYMPTISAPDEEQSHHKKNGSSIPSGPWRSTSASAPENQAPIGRPKSSSSHQPQGPSPMGQFSQPPQSAGLRSSRAFPLTSDSNIQSQTANIGDGNGNNFGMPMLSPYAPGMSWASMTNTPMAANFSQQQSANQADMVANATAMKLAALSTVNNRIQLDDVRKYRRARSQEGQQPLSPGVPHTLMTNELGQILTPQQAAALQQQHIAQMQGRRSRPSSPGIAITGPPGGYMGQPGMHAPQNNGYLAAFDGGMGGLNNGMAGMNLGNFGMGGMGGMGGINEGYLSDASDINRGRSPRGRRGSSKPPEDPTDLSLLKNVPDWLRTLRLHKYTDNLKDMRWQDLVQLDEDGLEKRGVAAKGARTKLLKVFEQVREAQAEGRI